A window of the Candidatus Hydrogenedentota bacterium genome harbors these coding sequences:
- the rplQ gene encoding 50S ribosomal protein L17, with the protein MRHRNSGRRLGRNSAHRKATMKHLAVALFKHDAITTGVFKAKELRMFAEPLITLARTDTVANRRRAFAALRDDEVVRRLFNTIAPTFADRPGGYTRIMRLGHRAGDGSPMARIELVGLGEYKAED; encoded by the coding sequence ATGCGCCATAGAAATTCAGGCCGACGCCTTGGCCGAAACTCCGCCCACCGCAAAGCGACCATGAAGCACCTCGCGGTGGCCCTGTTCAAGCACGACGCCATCACCACGGGTGTGTTCAAGGCCAAGGAGCTCCGGATGTTCGCGGAGCCGTTGATTACCCTTGCGCGGACCGACACCGTCGCCAACCGCCGCCGCGCTTTCGCGGCCCTGCGCGATGATGAAGTCGTGCGCCGCCTTTTCAACACCATCGCACCCACCTTTGCGGACCGTCCCGGCGGCTACACGCGCATCATGCGCCTGGGCCACCGCGCGGGCGACGGCAGCCCCATGGCCCGCATCGAGCTGGTCGGGCTCGGCGAGTACAAAGCCGAGGACTGA